A window of Flavobacterium flavigenum contains these coding sequences:
- a CDS encoding PspC family transcriptional regulator → MSLILKLKFFFEKYGFHVSSRLADKLGMRVTNVRLFFIYISFVTAGLGFGVYLTLAFWIKLKDLIRAKRTSVFDL, encoded by the coding sequence ATGTCATTGATTTTAAAACTGAAATTCTTTTTCGAAAAATACGGTTTTCATGTTTCTTCCAGATTAGCGGATAAACTTGGAATGCGTGTTACAAATGTCCGTCTGTTTTTTATTTATATCTCGTTTGTTACAGCTGGTTTGGGCTTTGGGGTTTATCTTACCCTTGCATTCTGGATTAAGCTGAAAGATTTAATTCGGGCAAAAAGAACATCGGTTTTTGATTTATAA
- a CDS encoding amino acid permease — protein MSIWKTKPLSVLLGEASESEKGLKRTLSSRSLVALGVGAIIGAGLFSLTGIAAADHAGPAVTLSFILAAIGCAFAGLCYAEFASMIPVAGSAYTYSYATMGEFMAWIIGWDLVLEYALGAATVGVSWSRYLLELLAKFNIHLPPDLICSPWETLTLSNGTVIEGGIVNLPAIFIVSLLSLLLIKGTKESATLNNILVVVKVAVVIIFIVLGWKFIDTTNYTPYIPENTGVFGKFGWSGIAAGAGTVFFAFIGFDAVSTAAQEAKDPQKGMPIGILGSLIICTLLYVLFSHVMTGLVPYYKFAGDAKPAATAFAVTGYDFLQTGLIIAILAGYTSVMLVMLMGQSRVFYTMSKDGLLPPFFSEIHSKFRTPWKTNLFFLVFVSLFAGLVPVSDLGHMVSIGTLLAFVLVCIGVMVMRKKMPDAPRAFRTPWVPFVPIAGIVICFALMYSLPNESWARLVIWMALGILVYFIYGKKNSKLNNPG, from the coding sequence ATGTCAATTTGGAAAACTAAACCTCTTTCGGTATTGCTTGGTGAAGCATCCGAATCTGAAAAAGGATTAAAAAGAACCTTATCTTCACGTTCGCTTGTTGCACTTGGAGTTGGAGCAATTATTGGAGCAGGGCTATTTTCACTAACAGGAATTGCAGCTGCAGACCATGCTGGTCCGGCGGTAACATTATCATTTATTTTAGCTGCAATAGGCTGCGCATTTGCAGGATTGTGTTATGCTGAATTTGCTTCGATGATACCGGTTGCAGGTAGTGCCTATACCTATTCTTATGCCACGATGGGAGAATTTATGGCCTGGATAATTGGGTGGGACTTAGTTTTAGAGTACGCTTTAGGAGCGGCAACCGTGGGCGTTAGCTGGTCGAGATACCTGCTGGAACTATTGGCAAAATTTAACATTCATCTTCCCCCTGACTTAATTTGTTCACCATGGGAAACCCTTACATTAAGTAATGGTACAGTGATTGAAGGAGGAATTGTCAATTTACCCGCCATTTTTATTGTTTCATTACTTTCTTTATTATTAATTAAAGGAACAAAAGAATCAGCCACTTTAAATAATATATTAGTTGTGGTAAAAGTTGCAGTTGTTATTATATTTATAGTCTTAGGATGGAAATTTATTGACACAACTAATTATACTCCTTACATTCCTGAAAACACAGGAGTATTCGGAAAATTTGGATGGTCAGGAATTGCAGCAGGAGCCGGTACAGTTTTCTTTGCATTTATTGGTTTTGATGCCGTTTCAACTGCTGCACAAGAGGCTAAAGATCCTCAAAAAGGGATGCCGATTGGTATTTTGGGTTCATTAATAATCTGCACCTTGTTATATGTACTATTCTCTCATGTTATGACCGGACTTGTACCTTATTATAAATTTGCGGGTGATGCAAAACCTGCAGCTACTGCTTTTGCTGTAACTGGATATGACTTTTTGCAGACCGGTTTAATTATCGCTATACTAGCTGGTTATACTTCTGTAATGTTAGTAATGTTAATGGGACAAAGCCGTGTTTTTTACACGATGAGTAAAGACGGTTTACTTCCTCCATTCTTTAGCGAAATCCATTCAAAATTTCGTACTCCATGGAAAACAAATCTTTTCTTTTTAGTATTTGTTAGCTTATTTGCAGGTCTTGTTCCTGTTAGTGATTTGGGCCATATGGTAAGTATCGGAACTTTATTAGCATTCGTGTTGGTTTGTATCGGTGTTATGGTTATGCGTAAAAAAATGCCTGATGCACCCAGAGCTTTTAGAACTCCGTGGGTTCCTTTTGTACCTATAGCTGGTATTGTTATTTGTTTTGCCTTAATGTATTCGTTGCCAAACGAAAGCTGGGCGAGGCTTGTCATATGGATGGCACTAGGAATTCTTGTTTACTTTATATATGGTAAGAAAAACAGTAAATTGAATAATCCCGGATAA
- a CDS encoding ComEA family DNA-binding protein — MNFRSIIKELSYTSQQRKGIFFLFILIIVLQLFYFFSDFSQPQKVNAEEQNWLALQSEVDSLKQLKQGYKPKIYPFNPNFISDYKGYKLGMSLEEIDRLLAFRKQNKYVSSAEEFQKVTKVSDSLLGAISPYFKFPDWVQNKKTFINYSKEPVSQTFSKKEKLTVLDINQASQEDLMKIKGIGEGLSLRILKQKESLEAFVSMEQINDVWGLSPEVITELKKYFRVSSFPPIKKIPVNDASLKELAQFPYFRYALAKQIVTYRSMNGNIKNIEDLINIKGFPIEKANIIGLYLEF; from the coding sequence ATGAACTTTAGAAGTATTATAAAAGAGTTAAGTTATACAAGCCAACAACGAAAAGGGATTTTTTTTCTTTTTATTTTGATTATTGTTTTACAATTGTTTTACTTTTTTTCTGATTTCAGTCAGCCTCAAAAAGTAAATGCAGAAGAACAGAATTGGCTGGCTTTGCAATCAGAAGTTGATTCATTAAAACAGCTTAAGCAAGGCTATAAACCTAAAATCTATCCTTTTAATCCAAATTTTATTTCAGATTATAAAGGATATAAACTTGGAATGTCATTAGAGGAAATTGACAGGCTTTTAGCTTTTAGAAAACAAAATAAATACGTCAGTTCTGCTGAAGAATTTCAGAAAGTGACTAAAGTTTCAGATTCTTTATTAGGTGCTATTTCGCCTTATTTTAAATTTCCGGATTGGGTGCAGAATAAAAAGACTTTTATAAATTACAGTAAAGAACCTGTATCACAAACATTCTCTAAAAAAGAAAAACTAACTGTTTTGGATATTAATCAGGCAAGTCAGGAAGATTTAATGAAAATTAAGGGAATTGGTGAAGGATTATCACTCCGAATTTTAAAACAAAAAGAAAGCCTGGAAGCTTTTGTTTCTATGGAACAGATAAATGATGTCTGGGGACTTTCTCCAGAAGTTATAACTGAATTAAAAAAGTATTTTAGGGTTTCTTCTTTCCCGCCAATTAAAAAAATCCCTGTAAACGATGCTTCTTTAAAAGAATTAGCTCAATTTCCATACTTTAGATATGCGTTGGCAAAACAGATTGTAACCTACAGGAGCATGAACGGAAATATTAAAAATATTGAGGATTTGATAAATATTAAAGGCTTTCCCATTGAAAAAGCAAATATAATTGGTTTATATTTGGAGTTCTAA
- a CDS encoding acyl-CoA dehydrogenase family protein, whose translation MNFDYNETQSMIAQSIKDFAEKNIRPYIMEWDEAQVFPVPLFKKLGEMGFMGVLVPEEYGGSGLGYHEYVTIVEEISKVDPSIGLSVAAHNSLCTNHILTFGNEEQKKKWLPKLATAEHIGAWGLTEHNTGSDAGGMNTTAVKDGGFWIVNGAKNFITHAISGDIAVVVVRTGEKGDSKGMTAFVFEKGMPGFTSGKKENKLGMRASETAELVFDNCRVPDANRLGEVGQGFVQAMKILDGGRISIGALSLGIAKGAYEAALKYSKERYQFGQPISSFQGVSFKLADMATEIEASELLLHKAAFLKQEHKPVTTLGAMAKMYASEACVKIANEAVQIHGGYGYTKDFPVEKFYRDSKLCTIGEGTTEIQKLVISRNLLKG comes from the coding sequence ATGAATTTTGATTATAATGAAACGCAATCCATGATTGCGCAGTCTATAAAAGATTTTGCCGAAAAAAACATAAGACCTTATATAATGGAGTGGGACGAAGCACAAGTTTTTCCAGTTCCATTGTTTAAGAAATTAGGAGAAATGGGATTTATGGGAGTTCTGGTTCCTGAAGAATACGGAGGATCTGGTTTAGGATATCATGAATATGTAACCATAGTCGAAGAAATTTCAAAAGTTGATCCTTCAATAGGATTGTCGGTAGCGGCACATAATTCGTTATGTACGAATCATATTTTGACTTTTGGTAATGAAGAGCAAAAGAAAAAATGGCTGCCAAAACTTGCAACAGCAGAACATATTGGTGCATGGGGACTGACAGAACATAATACAGGTTCTGATGCAGGCGGAATGAATACGACAGCTGTTAAAGATGGGGGTTTTTGGATTGTAAACGGAGCAAAAAACTTTATAACTCATGCGATTTCAGGCGATATTGCTGTTGTAGTGGTTCGTACGGGAGAAAAAGGCGATTCAAAAGGAATGACTGCTTTTGTATTTGAAAAAGGTATGCCGGGATTTACTTCAGGGAAAAAAGAAAATAAATTAGGAATGCGTGCCAGCGAAACAGCTGAACTGGTTTTTGATAATTGTAGGGTGCCAGATGCAAATAGATTAGGTGAAGTAGGGCAGGGATTTGTGCAGGCTATGAAAATATTGGACGGAGGAAGGATTTCAATTGGAGCTTTATCACTCGGAATTGCAAAAGGGGCTTACGAAGCCGCTCTTAAATATTCGAAAGAAAGATATCAGTTTGGACAGCCAATTAGTAGTTTTCAGGGAGTTTCATTCAAACTAGCTGATATGGCAACAGAAATTGAAGCTTCTGAACTGTTATTGCACAAAGCAGCTTTCTTAAAACAAGAGCATAAACCGGTTACAACATTAGGTGCAATGGCGAAAATGTATGCATCGGAAGCCTGTGTAAAAATCGCAAATGAAGCTGTTCAGATTCACGGAGGTTATGGTTATACAAAAGATTTTCCTGTAGAGAAGTTTTATCGGGATTCGAAGTTGTGTACCATTGGTGAAGGTACGACTGAGATTCAAAAATTAGTTATTTCCAGAAATTTGTTGAAAGGATAA
- the rpsU gene encoding 30S ribosomal protein S21, whose protein sequence is MLIIPIKDGENIDRALKRYKRKFDKTGTVRQLRARTAFIKPSVIKRAQIQKAAYIQNLKDSLES, encoded by the coding sequence ATGTTAATTATACCAATTAAAGACGGAGAAAATATCGATAGAGCATTAAAGCGCTATAAAAGAAAATTTGATAAAACAGGAACTGTTCGTCAACTAAGAGCACGTACTGCTTTTATTAAGCCTTCTGTTATCAAAAGAGCTCAGATTCAAAAAGCGGCTTACATTCAAAACTTGAAAGATAGTTTAGAGAGTTAG
- a CDS encoding tyrosine-type recombinase/integrase, with protein sequence MKSNKDAFRDYLQLEKKYSAHTVNAYLNDILFFEVYNKTHFDQDGIEDVNYSQIRSWIVSLVDEGVSNVSVNRKMASLKSFYKFLLKTKQIEVSPMLKHKALKTPKIIQIPFSEKELTDLMQEVGVPVGFEEVRDKLIVDLFYTTGMRRAELIHLMMVNVDLSSNVVKVLGKRNKERIIPVLPIIAEQFKMYLRERSAVEGIVDGDYFFISKKGLKLSESFVYRLINSYFSRVSEKVKKSPHVLRHTFATHLLNNGADLNSVKELLGHSSLASTQVYTHNSLAELKKVYAGAHPRSK encoded by the coding sequence ATGAAGTCAAATAAAGATGCTTTTCGTGATTATCTTCAGCTGGAGAAAAAATATTCGGCACATACTGTTAATGCTTATTTGAATGATATTTTATTTTTTGAGGTGTATAATAAAACTCACTTTGATCAGGATGGTATTGAAGATGTGAATTACAGTCAGATCAGGAGTTGGATTGTTTCTTTAGTGGATGAAGGGGTGTCAAATGTTTCTGTTAATAGAAAAATGGCTTCCTTAAAGTCTTTTTATAAGTTTCTCTTAAAAACAAAACAAATAGAGGTTAGTCCAATGCTGAAGCATAAAGCGCTGAAGACTCCTAAAATTATTCAGATTCCATTTTCTGAAAAAGAATTAACTGATTTGATGCAGGAAGTTGGGGTTCCGGTTGGTTTTGAAGAAGTGAGGGATAAGTTAATTGTGGATCTTTTCTATACAACAGGGATGCGAAGGGCGGAATTGATACATTTAATGATGGTTAATGTAGATTTGTCTTCAAATGTGGTTAAGGTTTTAGGTAAAAGAAATAAAGAGCGTATTATTCCGGTTTTGCCAATCATTGCTGAGCAGTTTAAAATGTACCTTCGTGAGCGTTCTGCTGTTGAGGGAATAGTAGATGGTGATTATTTTTTTATTTCTAAAAAAGGGTTAAAATTAAGCGAATCTTTTGTGTATCGTCTAATAAATTCATACTTTAGTAGGGTCTCTGAAAAGGTAAAAAAGAGTCCACATGTGCTTCGGCATACATTTGCGACTCATTTATTGAATAACGGGGCAGATTTAAATTCAGTTAAAGAATTATTAGGACATTCTAGTTTGGCGTCTACGCAGGTTTATACTCATAATAGTTTAGCAGAGCTTAAAAAAGTATATGCTGGCGCACATCCAAGAAGTAAATAA
- the hpf gene encoding ribosome hibernation-promoting factor, HPF/YfiA family, with translation MKVDVHAVNFTVDRKLVDFIQERMDKLEKYYDRVVSADVFLKVERTSDKENKVVEIKINVPGDEFLVKKQCKTFEEAVELSAESLERLLVKRKEKIRAHI, from the coding sequence ATGAAGGTAGATGTTCATGCCGTTAACTTTACTGTTGACAGAAAGTTGGTAGATTTTATTCAGGAAAGAATGGATAAGTTAGAAAAATATTACGATCGGGTTGTCTCGGCAGACGTTTTTTTAAAAGTTGAAAGAACAAGTGACAAAGAGAATAAAGTTGTTGAGATTAAGATCAATGTTCCTGGAGATGAATTTTTGGTTAAAAAACAATGTAAGACTTTTGAGGAAGCGGTTGAACTTTCGGCAGAATCATTAGAGCGTTTATTGGTAAAAAGGAAAGAAAAGATAAGAGCGCATATATAA
- the tuf gene encoding elongation factor Tu, protein MAKENFNRSKPHLNIGTIGHVDHGKTTLTAAITKVLSDAGYCQAKSFDQIDNAPEEKERGITINTSHVEYETANRHYAHVDCPGHADYVKNMVTGAAQMDGAILVVAATDGPMPQTREHILLGRQVGIPRIVVFMNKVDMVDDAELLELVEMEIRDLLSFYEYDGDNGPVVQGSALGGLNNDPNWVPKIIELMEAVDAWIEEPVRDVAKPFLMPVEDVFTITGRGTVATGRIETGVANTGDPVEIIGMGAEKLTSTITGVEMFRKILDRGEAGDNVGLLLRGIDKADIKRGMVIIKPGSVKPHAKFKAEVYILKKEEGGRHTPFHNNYRPQFYVRTTDVTGVISLPAGVEMVMPGDNLTIEVALLSPIAMNVGLRFAIREGGRTVGAGQVTEIVE, encoded by the coding sequence ATGGCAAAGGAGAATTTTAATCGTTCCAAACCGCACTTAAACATAGGTACAATTGGACACGTGGATCACGGAAAAACTACATTAACTGCTGCAATTACAAAAGTATTGTCAGATGCTGGTTACTGTCAAGCAAAATCGTTTGATCAAATCGATAACGCTCCAGAGGAGAAAGAAAGAGGTATTACTATTAATACATCACACGTAGAGTATGAAACTGCTAACCGTCACTACGCTCACGTTGACTGTCCAGGTCACGCGGATTACGTAAAGAACATGGTTACTGGTGCTGCTCAGATGGACGGAGCTATCTTAGTAGTTGCTGCTACAGATGGTCCAATGCCACAAACTCGTGAGCACATCCTTTTAGGTCGTCAGGTTGGTATTCCAAGAATCGTTGTTTTCATGAACAAAGTGGATATGGTTGATGATGCTGAGTTATTAGAACTTGTTGAAATGGAAATTAGAGATTTATTATCTTTCTACGAATATGATGGAGATAATGGTCCTGTAGTTCAAGGTTCTGCTTTAGGAGGATTAAACAATGATCCAAACTGGGTACCTAAAATTATCGAATTAATGGAAGCTGTTGATGCTTGGATCGAAGAGCCAGTACGTGACGTTGCTAAACCATTCTTGATGCCAGTTGAGGACGTATTTACAATTACAGGTCGTGGAACTGTTGCTACAGGTCGTATTGAAACTGGAGTTGCTAACACTGGAGATCCTGTTGAAATCATTGGTATGGGAGCTGAAAAATTAACTTCTACAATTACAGGAGTTGAGATGTTCCGTAAAATCCTTGACAGAGGTGAAGCTGGAGATAACGTAGGTTTATTGTTAAGAGGTATTGATAAAGCTGATATCAAAAGAGGTATGGTTATTATTAAGCCAGGTTCAGTAAAACCACACGCTAAATTCAAAGCTGAGGTTTATATCTTGAAAAAAGAAGAAGGTGGACGTCATACTCCATTCCACAATAACTACCGTCCACAGTTTTACGTACGTACAACTGACGTAACAGGAGTTATTTCTTTACCAGCAGGTGTAGAGATGGTAATGCCAGGTGATAACTTAACTATTGAAGTTGCTTTATTAAGCCCAATCGCTATGAACGTAGGTTTACGTTTTGCTATCCGTGAAGGTGGTAGAACAGTTGGTGCTGGACAGGTTACTGAAATCGTAGAGTAA
- the secE gene encoding preprotein translocase subunit SecE: MTKVTNYLSEAFEELKSNVTWPAWAEVQKLTIVVAVFSILFALATWGVDEFFAKALAGFFNWLKG; this comes from the coding sequence ATGACTAAAGTTACGAATTATTTATCAGAGGCTTTCGAAGAGTTGAAGTCAAATGTTACTTGGCCTGCCTGGGCTGAGGTTCAGAAATTGACAATTGTTGTGGCCGTTTTTTCGATCCTGTTCGCTTTGGCGACTTGGGGAGTAGACGAATTTTTTGCAAAAGCTTTGGCTGGATTTTTTAACTGGTTAAAAGGATAA